TCTTGGCGAATTGTCTGAGCATATGTTGCATTCCCTAGGCGCTGCTATACGTTATATACTATCCAGGCTGGAAACGGTACTTGGGTCTCCGGCTTATAATTTCATGTTCTTCCAGTTAGTGGATGATCATCAATATCATCTTAACCTCAGGTTGCAACCTGTGACAAGCAAAATGGCAGGTTTCGAGAAGAACACAGATATATTTATAAATACCATGCCTCCGGAAAAGGCCGCAGAGTATTTGAACAATGAATTTTCCAGACAGACAGTACATTAATCAAATAGTGGGGTAAAGAAAATGAAAAAATTAAGGATAGGTATGTTCTCTTGGGAAAGCTTGCATTCGGTTAAGGTAGGTGGCGTAGCTCCCCATGTATCCGAGCTATCTGAAGTTCTTGCTTCCAAAGGTCATGAGGTCCATATATTTACACGTAATCGCGGTCTAAAGCCGCATGATCTCATAAACGGCGTACATTATCATCGAGTGGACCATGATCAGTCAGGGGGAGTGGTGAAGCAGATGGACAGGATGTGCGATTCCATGTACTGGATGTTCTTGGAGATGGTGGATCGTTTTGGCCAGTTCGATATTCTCCATGGGCATGACTGGCATCCGGTGAACGTGCTATGCAAACTTAAAGCAGAAAAAGGCCTCAATTTCCTGCTTACATATCACAGTACCGAATGGGGTCGCAATGGTAATGCTCATGGTGATTGGTGGGAAGCTAAGACCATATCACACAGGGAATGGCTGGCTGGTTATGAGTCGGCTAAGGTCATAATAACTTCTGAGGTGCTGAAGAAGGAGGTACAGTTCCTGTATCATATCCCTGATTATAAGATCTCTCTTGTACCCAACGGCATTTTTCTGGACAAGATACGTAAGGAAGTTGATCCGGGTGAAGTGAAGAAGCGGTTCGGTATCCATCCGCTGGCACCGGTTGTTTTGTTCATAGGGCGCATGAGCTACCAGAAAGGGCCTGATGTGCTTGTTAAGGCTATAGGAAAAGTA
This DNA window, taken from Methanomethylovorans hollandica DSM 15978, encodes the following:
- a CDS encoding glycosyltransferase family 4 protein, which encodes MKKLRIGMFSWESLHSVKVGGVAPHVSELSEVLASKGHEVHIFTRNRGLKPHDLINGVHYHRVDHDQSGGVVKQMDRMCDSMYWMFLEMVDRFGQFDILHGHDWHPVNVLCKLKAEKGLNFLLTYHSTEWGRNGNAHGDWWEAKTISHREWLAGYESAKVIITSEVLKKEVQFLYHIPDYKISLVPNGIFLDKIRKEVDPGEVKKRFGIHPLAPVVLFIGRMSYQKGPDVLVKAIGKVLSHRWDTQFVLIGEGEMRDYCEHLANSIGVKHASHFLGYASDEVSRDWYNAADIVCLPSRNEPFGIVVLEAWDAGKTVVATDAVKLIDNFKNGVTVHQNPDSIAWGINYALDGLGKAGFGKEGRRLIEEIYNWDEVADSTMKVYDSVLKDNE